A segment of the Lycium ferocissimum isolate CSIRO_LF1 chromosome 5, AGI_CSIRO_Lferr_CH_V1, whole genome shotgun sequence genome:
ACATAGGGTTGAGCCATAAGTTTATTGATTCGCGTGTGTGTAGAATTTGAGAAGGAAGAATAGGCTTCTTTGTATTTCGATATATCTTTACATCCCAGGAGAAGGGGTTTATACAGTGAGCCCTATAActaaataaggaaagacaatGAATTACAATAGAAGAAATATTCGATTCTCCTATAACTATGTTAGGAAATAAAGTTTCCTAGAGTCAAACCAATCAACTGATACAATCAACAGTACACGTCTTTACATGGAGTgcacatatttttcatttttatgtgGTTTGAGATATGTTCCTAGGGGCACCTATTAAAAAATAGTTAATGTTCCTGGGGCGCAACTTGTCATGAAATGCTGTTTATCCCTTCTTTAAATTGGTTTCACTATGCTGCAGTTCAGTTTGGGTTTGGATGGGAAGAAACTGGAACCTGAGAGTAATGTTCTTCTCGCTTCCATTGAGAACATGCAGTATGCAGTTACCTTAGATGTCCTACACACGGTAACAACCTTCTTCAATTGCGAGAAAGCTTTTGTAATTTCTCTCATAACCTGTCTTCTGAGTTGTTTTATTGGTTCTCATTTTCCTTCATTCATGCTCAGGTTTTCTCAGCTTTTGGTCCTGTACTAAAGATTGCTATGTTTGATAAGAATGGAGGGCTTCAGGCTCTGATACAATATCCAGGTAAGATGAAGTGCGGCCAATAATTTGCGAAGTGTTAGTAGTTGTTGCCCTTGGAAGTCATTACTAGCTTGCTCCAATGTTTCTAAAGCATTTGGCAAAGTGGTCAAACACTGTCTTCAGCTTCTtcacattatattatattatgatCTCTATATGGCATTCTGTATTCTAGAGGGGCTATTTGTTTCTAGTGAATATTATGTTGGGTAAATATATTTGCTGTCTGGATCATGATCCCTGCAACTATTTTTGGTGTTTTTGGACTGAGAGGAAACTGCAGGTGTTTTTATGGAATTTCAACTCCAAACCACCGCAAAAGCTAGGTGTTACTTTATTTAGCTGGGACAAGCTAACCCCTTTAAATAGCTCAGTTCAGTTTTGCATTTTGTTGGCTCTCTGATCCTAGAAAAGCCTGATGTACTAGAgttaacttttcttcttttctttttgtgtgCCCTTTTGTAGTTCAGCATCTTCTTGATGCATTTCAATGGAACGCAACTTCATAAAAATATACTTCTTGCtgttttctttctctttgttttttctctCAAGCGACTTGGTTAAAAGTAGTGGGTATATTAGTAAAACAAATGTTTTGAAATCCTGCACCCTAAGGAGCAGTGTTTTCCTCTTTTGAATTGGCCAGCTTGTACAAACTTAGAAGTAGTGGATTTGAATTGGTCATTCTGTAATAAGAGGCTTGTGAGTTGAACTAAGCtatagatttgatgattctacaGATGTGCGCACAGCTGCTGCTGCAAAGGAAGCTTTGGAAGGACATTCCATATATCAAGGTGGATATTGCATGCTTCACATCTCTTATTCTCGACACACTGATCTTAGTATCAAGGTAAAAGCAGCTTTGTAGAGGGCTTTATTAATTTGAGATATTAATCTGTGACGTGAATTCTGTAATTTAGTGTCATCTATATCTCTTTTGCTCATTGCTTATACTCTCCAGTTTCCTGAGCCTTCTTTTCTCCGTTTCCTGTGAGGGAATAAGCCACTGCCTAAGTTGAATGGTTATCTTTACTGATTTCAGGTTAATAACGATCGCGGCAGAGATTACACAATCCCAAATACCCCTATGGTGAATTCTCAACCTTCTGTCTTGGGGCATCAGCCGCCCCAGATAGGAGGTCCAGGTGTTCATCCATATGGTGCCCCTTCCCAGTACACTCCAGCTCCAGGTGTTGCCCCGCCTCAGCATTCTGCAGGCTGGAACTCGGCACCCTCCACAGCATCTCCATCAATGCCGATGCAGATGCATAGTCACCCTTACATGCCACCTGGTAGTGTGCCGTCTCAGATGGGTTCTGGGATGATGCCAATGCATGGACAGAATGGCATGCCACATCCTACTTCGATGCCTCCTTATCATCCACAATATCGCTAGTGCAAAACAAGCCTTTCCGTACTAGGGTCATTAATTTTGTTGCAGAGAGGTGTTAACCAAAATGTCACAAGTCTCTTGGTCCTAACCGCGTATCTTGCTTTTCTTTGTCTGTCTttgctctcctttttttttttttttttgggtcaatgGATGTTTTCATAGGTGCTATTAGGCTCTGCATTGTACACTATTCTCGATCATCTTTCATAGGTACGAACTATAATGGAGCCAAAGGCTTTATTTCATGCTTGTCTTTTGAGAAACTTATATGCTCGCTTACTCTCTTCTCCACTCTTGTTAAGctgaaaacaaagagaaaaaccAGAATCTTATGTCGTTTGTTTCAAACTTTGTCAGACTTAGTTTGGTTggaatttttttagttttagcAAAGCGTGTTCGTTTGATTTTTTTGCAAGAAACGTATAATAGTAATTCTTTTTAGTCTTTTTATGGTTTCCAAACTCAAATTTTCAACTAACTCAGTTTTCCAAATTATGAAAAACCTAAAACACAACACACGAACTTCCCAAGAGAAGGTGAAacacaaaaaggaaaacattgGGCGGGGCCTCCAAAATCCACAAGGATAGTACCACATAAGAGAAACTAAAATTATtgaactttggtccaaaaaaaaaaaaaaaaaggactggCTTTTGGGGTTAAGAAAATGCTTCTATATTCGCCTTGGGAGTTAGGTTAGGTACCGGCTCGGCTCAGTTGACGTGctgaaaatctcaaagcaaGTTTACAGTATTATTGACAAGtcttatatttttcaaaaaataagaagtGAAAATATAGAGGCCACAAGAAGAAGAGCGCCAATCTGAGTAGAGATAAGGTTTTCTTGTTTGCTCTACAACAAGTAACCCAATCCCTTGGCACTTTCAATCCCTTCAACTCTCATTCAAAGGGAGAAGAGAAGTGTGTACAAAATAAAAATCCAATCTTTTGCAGTAAAGAATCTTGAAGAGTGAGAGGAGCGTTTGGATTGAGTTCAAGGCTAAGTATctatctcttctttcttcttcttctttaaaccCTAATAAACATCTAATCCAAAGGAAAGATAGCCATGACAACTCTTCAAGCTTCTCTTATCTTTAAGCCTTTACCTCTTCTttcccatttttcttcttcatcatccaaACATGTCCTTGCcaccctttctttctccaaCCCCACAACTCCTTATCTTCGTTTAACCACAACAACTCCTTTCAAGACTCGTTTTTGCCACCACAAATTACTTCTTCATTGTACATTGAATCCTGAAAATGTCAATTCCTTATCAAATAATGACAATTCTATTCAAGATATTCAACCCCAAGAAAGCAATTCCATTGACTCAAATGGTGGAGTAGTGAGTCATGTGGAATCTGAGGTTATAGTGGAGAATGAGGAACTGAAGAAAAAGCTGCCTATAGTTGTTTTCTTGATGGGGTTATATGCTAAGGTGAAGAAAGGTTTTGAGAATATTTTGTTGTCTGATTGGTTTAGTTGGTGGCCCTTTTGGCAGCAAGAGAAGCGTTTGGAGAGATTGATAGCGGAGGCCGATGCTAATCCAAAGGATGCTGCTTTGCAGAGTGCTTTGCTTGCTGAACTCAACAAGCAAAGGTAAAATCTTTAGTCTTTATCTTAGGTAGATAATAGTAAAGTATCTTTTTTTTATGAGGAATGGTGTGTTTTCATTACTGATTTCTAAGGTGGAATGACAAGGATACTATGTTTTCGCAATCTTTGCTAGTCTTTCGAGTACTAAAATACTGTGAACAAGATAAATACAAAGTTGTTTAATGTGGTTATTGTCCTCATGGATGTTTTTGATTGGTCTGCGTAATTGCAATTCTTTCACtaatttaatactccctccgtctcaaaatacttgtcatgtttcacttttcgagagttttgatatattttttcacCATGTTGATAGGAgaaaaattgcaacttatagtacttatCATATAGTTTGTCAGtatttgaattgtaattttaaaatattgaattaatctaatccaatttagctctaaagattagtcaaattgactctcgagaagTGAATCGTGACAATtaatatgggacagagggagtgcCAAACTTAAGAGTACCATATGTGAGGTGCTTATCAAAACAAGAATGCAGCCTGTCAGTTCCTGTGGATTACTGTATTCGAGTCTTTCACCTCATCATTTCCGGTTTTTTTGGTTTCCTTTTTTAGGTTAGTCTGTAAGTTACCTTGGCTACATGAACTTATTTTTAGAGAGTATTCACTGTTCTCTTTATCTTTTTAACCTTAGCCCTGAGTCTGTCATTCGGCGCTTTGAGCAGAGAGCTCATGCTGTAGACAGTAGAGGAGTTGCAGAATATATGCGAGCTCTTGTCACGACAAATGCTATTGCTGATTATCTACCTGATGAGCAATCTGGAAAGCCTTCTAGTCTTCCTTCACTGGTAATTGTTGATCATATAATACCTTCAGATTTTTGTGTCTATTGGCAAGGCCACCTGTGAGGTAACAAACCATTTTAATGCTTGCCACTGAATAATGAATGTTCTGGATTCCAGATTATCCCAATCAGTCTTAGTTCATTCCGTCTCCACAACAAGTGCTTCTATTTTCTGGAATGGAGGAAATCATTTTGAACTCTAAATTTCTGTTTACTCCTGCAATTTGTACTGCACTTCTCTTGATTTGGCGTTCTGTTTTGATGATTAATGGAATCAAAATATAGTTGCAAGAGTTGAAGCAACGGGCATCAGGGAGCATGGATGAACCCTTTCTCAATCCTGGCATTTCCGAGAAGCAGCCATTACATGTTGTGATGGTAAGATACTATCAGCCCTGCAGTTTTTGTTGACACCAGTGTTACTAACAGTTAAATATGAAATCATGGCTCTTGGTGCTTCCATTGACTCTGCTCATAATTATTTTGTCTATTTGTTGGGTCATGCTTTTGCGCATGCATGTTGTTTACTCAGAATTCGTTATTTTCGCATGTAGGTTGATCCTAAAGTTTCAAGCAGATCATCACGTTTTGCGCAAGAGTTTCTCTCAACTATCATATTCACTATTGCCATTGGCTTGGTCTGGTAAGCTTATCTTCTTGAATTTAATATTCTGCACGCACAAAAATGAGGCGTAGTAATTTCTCTCGATATGCTCTTGCCCTTTTCTCCAGATTTTCTGGGAGTTTATTtgtggcggggggggggggtggactGATTATTTTATGTGATCTACCATGCTAGTTAGCATATTAACTGCTTTGTCTATATCCTTATCTTAGTTTTCAGTCTCATTCCTTCTTTTAGGTAAACTTCTCCTGTCTTTGGTGGGCAGATACTTAGTCTTATCCTTCTTTATTTTTACTAAGAAATGaaaacatttattttttcaGGATATTGGGTGCTACAGCACTTCAGAAATATATTGGTGGCTTAGGTGGGATAGGAGCTTCAGGTGTTGGTTCAAGCTCATCCTATGCCCCGAAAGAGTTGAATAAAGAAATAATGCCAGAGAAGGTTTGTTTTCTTTCTGGAGATATTACATGAAGGTTATGTCTTCTCCACCAATcttatgatgtgctatgtgaATTAGAGGGTTTGGAATCTTAATTCTTGTCATAATATGAAATATCTATTTTGTTTGGCATTAGAAAAAAGAACTAGTGCCCCTAGGAATTCCGTTCAGAAATTTAGGAGTCATGAAATTTGGAGGATTGACGCGTCTCAATAGAGACTAACCTGGAAAGGGGAAGTAGGAACAGCTTCAAGTATATCTTTTATCCCAGGCTATTCCTACGTAACTTACTTCCAtatcaattttatattttattgacATAAACGTTGATGCGTCATTGGTCTTGGTTGTTTGGTTTTCTCTTAATCTTCCAGCTGTTCAGGAGTAACTCTTTGAGTATCAGCTCACTCAAACTGGTAACGACTTCTAAAAGTCGTACAACATTCTCTCTTTGCGTATTAAGGCCCAAACCTGTGATTAACATTCTCTCTTATTCTTGAGTCTCACCGAtgtgaatgttttttt
Coding sequences within it:
- the LOC132056463 gene encoding polypyrimidine tract-binding protein homolog 2 isoform X2, translated to MRVFSAFGFVHKITTFEKTAGFQALVQFTDAETATSAKDALDGRSIPRYLIPELGPCTLKITYSAHTDLSVKFQSHRSRDYTNSLLPVASSAIDASGQFSLGLDGKKLEPESNVLLASIENMQYAVTLDVLHTVFSAFGPVLKIAMFDKNGGLQALIQYPDVRTAAAAKEALEGHSIYQGGYCMLHISYSRHTDLSIKVNNDRGRDYTIPNTPMVNSQPSVLGHQPPQIGGPGVHPYGAPSQYTPAPGVAPPQHSAGWNSAPSTASPSMPMQMHSHPYMPPGSVPSQMGSGMMPMHGQNGMPHPTSMPPYHPQYR